The Argonema galeatum A003/A1 genome includes a window with the following:
- a CDS encoding transglycosylase domain-containing protein: MSSNTLRQKPSGTIPPGFQFLQTVAKVTGGTLLGFTMLTSSIVAGGLVGLAISFRNLPDVRVLRSYAPSETTHIYDIKGKLLSSIHGEVNREVVPLDKISPELKRAVMAIEDSHFYLHHGINPSGVGRAIRANWEKGSVVEGGSTVTMQLVKNIFLSHKKAFSRKVAEAVMAIRLEQILPKDQILELYLNQVYWGHNNYGVETAAQSYFGKHASDLNLAEGSMMAGLIQAPEDYSPFLNYKLAKQRQAQVLARMKELNWITPEEEAAARKQTLKLGKPTSFQKSVLPYVTDAVRQELIERFGRATVERGGMRVQTTIDLKFQQMAEEFIGREHARLQRRGLWGTELALAAVDPRTHFIKAIVGGSDYSKSEYNRATQARRQPGSAFKPFVYYTAFASGKYTPSSTVYDTPVHYRDGSSGGYSPRNYDSTFGGAMTIRSALQVSRNVPAVKMGRAVGLDKVIEVCRTLGIKSPMEPVISLPLGASGLSPLEMASAYATFGSMGWQSDTTLIVQVTDSSGNVLLDNTPKPKLVLDAWAAASITSVLQSVVTSGTGKAAQIGRPAAGKTGTTSSEKDVWFVGFVPQLSVAIWIGRDDNRRLASGVTGGHYAAPIWHNFMVKALDGVPVEYFPSASQFKRPSP; this comes from the coding sequence GTGTCGTCCAACACACTCCGACAAAAGCCATCCGGCACTATTCCACCTGGTTTTCAGTTTCTTCAGACGGTTGCTAAGGTAACTGGCGGAACTCTTCTGGGCTTTACTATGCTAACCAGTTCCATTGTGGCTGGAGGACTGGTGGGCCTAGCGATTAGCTTCCGCAACCTCCCGGATGTGAGAGTTTTGCGTTCCTACGCACCCTCAGAAACAACTCACATCTACGACATCAAGGGTAAATTGCTTTCCAGTATCCACGGGGAAGTAAATCGTGAAGTCGTCCCGCTCGACAAAATTTCTCCAGAACTCAAGCGGGCGGTGATGGCTATAGAAGATAGCCACTTCTACCTCCACCACGGCATTAACCCCAGCGGCGTTGGTCGCGCCATCAGAGCTAACTGGGAGAAGGGATCGGTGGTGGAAGGCGGTTCGACGGTGACCATGCAGTTGGTCAAAAATATATTTTTGTCTCACAAAAAGGCTTTTAGCCGCAAAGTAGCAGAAGCGGTGATGGCAATCCGCCTGGAGCAAATCCTCCCCAAAGACCAGATTTTGGAGCTGTACCTCAATCAAGTCTACTGGGGGCATAACAACTATGGCGTAGAAACTGCTGCCCAGAGCTATTTTGGCAAGCACGCTTCTGATTTAAACCTGGCGGAAGGGTCGATGATGGCCGGTTTGATTCAGGCTCCCGAAGATTACAGCCCTTTTCTGAACTACAAGCTGGCGAAACAGCGACAGGCACAAGTTTTGGCTCGCATGAAGGAGCTCAATTGGATTACTCCCGAAGAAGAAGCCGCCGCTCGCAAGCAAACCCTCAAACTAGGCAAACCCACCTCGTTTCAGAAGAGTGTACTTCCTTATGTCACCGATGCTGTAAGACAGGAGCTGATTGAACGTTTTGGCCGCGCTACGGTGGAAAGAGGTGGGATGCGAGTTCAAACAACCATCGACCTCAAGTTCCAACAAATGGCGGAAGAGTTTATAGGTCGCGAACACGCCAGACTCCAACGTCGCGGACTTTGGGGTACGGAACTGGCCCTGGCTGCTGTCGATCCCCGCACCCATTTTATCAAGGCAATAGTGGGCGGTTCTGATTACAGCAAGAGCGAGTATAATAGAGCGACTCAAGCTCGCCGTCAGCCCGGATCTGCTTTTAAGCCGTTTGTTTATTACACGGCTTTTGCTAGCGGTAAATATACGCCGTCTTCTACTGTCTACGATACCCCCGTTCACTATCGCGATGGCAGTTCTGGTGGCTACTCTCCCAGAAACTACGATAGTACTTTTGGGGGTGCCATGACCATTCGATCGGCACTTCAAGTATCGCGCAACGTTCCGGCTGTGAAGATGGGACGCGCCGTAGGGTTAGATAAAGTGATTGAAGTTTGCCGGACTCTTGGGATTAAAAGTCCGATGGAACCAGTGATTTCTTTACCACTGGGTGCGAGCGGTCTGTCGCCTTTAGAAATGGCAAGCGCTTATGCCACCTTCGGTAGTATGGGTTGGCAATCCGATACTACCTTGATTGTTCAAGTAACTGATTCGAGCGGCAACGTTTTGCTGGATAACACGCCCAAACCCAAACTGGTTCTTGATGCTTGGGCGGCTGCTTCTATCACTAGCGTGCTGCAATCTGTGGTTACTAGCGGAACTGGAAAAGCCGCCCAGATAGGTCGTCCAGCCGCTGGCAAAACGGGTACGACGTCTTCAGAAAAAGATGTTTGGTTTGTCGGTTTTGTACCGCAACTGTCTGTGGCCATTTGGATAGGTAGAGATGATAACAGACGTTTAGCCTCTGGTGTGACAGGCGGTCACTACGCAGCACCAATCTGGCACAATTTTATGGTAAAAGCGTTAGATGGCGTACCAGTCGAATACTTTCCATCGGCTTCGCAATTTAAGCGCCCTAGTCCGTAA
- the rimI gene encoding ribosomal protein S18-alanine N-acetyltransferase, whose product MNFLNLLPLAPELLPAVVELDRECFGGLWTLESYQRELDSTNSDILVLLKEGNDEESLSLDPSHTPILGLGCLWTILDEAHITILAVHPNYRAQGLGMTLLTALLSQAWQRGLERATLEVSASNETALSLYQKFGFRIAGRRRGYYQDTGEDALILWLNGLGHPEFDKTLADWDRQVRSRLASSGWNLYSTKLKMKK is encoded by the coding sequence ATTAACTTTTTAAATCTATTACCCCTGGCACCAGAACTACTACCAGCAGTAGTAGAACTCGATCGAGAGTGTTTTGGTGGACTTTGGACTCTGGAAAGTTATCAACGAGAGTTAGATAGTACCAATAGCGATATACTGGTTCTTCTCAAAGAAGGAAATGACGAAGAATCTCTCTCTTTAGATCCTTCTCATACCCCAATCTTGGGATTAGGATGTCTATGGACGATTTTAGATGAAGCTCACATCACCATTCTGGCCGTCCATCCCAACTATCGCGCTCAAGGCTTGGGGATGACACTGCTAACAGCTTTGCTATCCCAAGCTTGGCAACGCGGGTTGGAGAGAGCAACGCTCGAAGTAAGCGCCTCTAACGAAACCGCACTATCTCTTTACCAAAAGTTTGGCTTTCGGATCGCAGGACGGCGGCGGGGTTATTACCAGGATACGGGTGAAGATGCCCTGATTCTCTGGCTCAACGGTCTGGGACACCCAGAATTTGACAAAACTTTAGCAGACTGGGATCGGCAAGTTCGCTCTCGCCTAGCTTCATCCGGCTGGAATTTATACTCAACGAAATTAAAAATGAAAAAATAA
- a CDS encoding transglutaminase-like domain-containing protein: MKFNLSSALRYRINEASTLVLNIQVVNNHHQRICTEQLQFDPKVKFDEYTAPASLTRYMRVNAPVGKLEVNYEATVELSHFYADPNTIAEVPIADLPMETLPYLYPSRYCESDRLMGFVQSEFGGLQPGYSKVTAICNWIYNKVTYLSGSTNSQTSAYDTATQRAGVCRDFAHLGIAFCRALNIPARFVSAYAYGLNPPDFHACFEAYLGDRWYLFDATRLVPLNSIIRIGTGRDAADVSFGTLFGAVQMEEMKLFVASVSEAGEMERSDFTGMAIAIS, translated from the coding sequence ATGAAATTTAATCTTAGTTCAGCACTGCGTTACCGAATTAACGAAGCCAGCACTTTAGTGTTAAATATCCAAGTTGTTAACAACCACCATCAAAGGATTTGCACCGAACAGCTACAATTTGACCCAAAAGTAAAGTTTGACGAATATACTGCACCTGCAAGTCTAACTCGATATATGCGAGTTAACGCGCCTGTTGGCAAATTGGAAGTAAACTATGAAGCGACAGTAGAATTGTCGCACTTTTACGCCGATCCCAACACAATTGCTGAAGTACCGATCGCAGATTTGCCGATGGAGACTCTGCCCTATCTTTACCCCAGTCGCTACTGTGAGTCCGATCGCTTGATGGGTTTTGTGCAGAGTGAATTTGGGGGGTTACAACCTGGTTATTCCAAAGTTACTGCTATTTGCAACTGGATTTATAACAAAGTAACATATTTATCTGGTAGTACCAATTCTCAGACTTCAGCTTACGATACGGCAACGCAACGGGCGGGTGTTTGTAGGGATTTTGCCCATCTAGGCATTGCTTTTTGCCGTGCTTTGAATATTCCCGCACGCTTTGTTAGCGCCTACGCTTACGGTCTGAATCCGCCGGATTTTCACGCTTGTTTTGAGGCTTATCTGGGCGATCGCTGGTATCTGTTTGATGCTACCCGTTTGGTGCCTTTAAACAGTATAATCCGAATCGGTACGGGTCGCGATGCGGCAGATGTTTCTTTTGGGACTTTATTTGGAGCGGTGCAAATGGAGGAGATGAAACTTTTTGTGGCATCAGTCTCGGAAGCGGGAGAGATGGAGAGGTCTGATTTTACAGGTATGGCGATCGCTATTTCGTAA
- a CDS encoding Fic family protein, whose translation MQPFLTTQPAIAHSVYDDLMAMLVRLYPQRLGDIIDRHLALSSAMNFSEKLQLVDRLKSWLDSFRPLSPTVVAELKKLYDVRFTYHSNAIEGNTLTQRETELVLETGITIGGKTLREHLEAIGHRDAINYIETLMQSDTLIGEWEIKQIHTLILRAIAPEEAGRDRQLDVKAAGTEYLYPPHYLLNDLMPEFIQWLNSANIRSLHPLEYAAEAHLRFVSIHPFRDGNGRTGRLLMNLLLLRAGYPIVVISNQVRAAYIDAISAAQQQDAGIYPLLNLIVNAAKDSLIETLQILATASDSRGRGLPFYEEMLAVLQHSEDRRLE comes from the coding sequence ATGCAGCCCTTCCTAACCACTCAACCCGCGATCGCCCATTCAGTCTATGATGACTTAATGGCGATGTTGGTGCGGTTGTATCCTCAACGTCTGGGTGACATTATCGATCGGCATTTGGCGTTATCATCAGCAATGAACTTTTCTGAAAAGCTGCAACTGGTTGATAGGCTAAAAAGCTGGTTAGATAGCTTTCGCCCGCTTTCCCCCACCGTTGTGGCAGAACTGAAAAAACTCTACGACGTTCGGTTCACGTATCACTCGAATGCGATCGAGGGGAATACCTTGACGCAGCGTGAAACTGAATTAGTCCTAGAAACCGGAATCACCATTGGTGGAAAAACCCTGCGAGAACACCTGGAAGCGATCGGACATCGGGATGCCATCAATTACATTGAAACCCTCATGCAATCGGACACTCTCATCGGTGAATGGGAGATTAAACAGATTCACACACTAATTCTAAGAGCGATCGCACCAGAAGAAGCTGGACGCGATCGGCAATTAGATGTGAAAGCGGCTGGCACCGAATACCTCTATCCGCCTCATTATTTGCTCAACGATCTGATGCCGGAATTTATCCAATGGCTAAATTCGGCCAACATCCGATCGTTACATCCCTTAGAATATGCCGCCGAAGCACATCTTCGCTTTGTTTCGATTCATCCATTTCGCGATGGCAATGGACGCACCGGACGGCTATTGATGAATCTCCTTTTGCTGCGGGCGGGCTATCCTATCGTCGTAATCTCAAACCAGGTTCGTGCTGCCTATATCGACGCGATCTCAGCAGCACAACAGCAGGATGCTGGTATTTATCCGTTGCTCAATCTCATCGTGAATGCTGCCAAAGATTCGCTGATTGAAACCTTACAAATCCTAGCAACCGCCAGCGACAGCCGGGGTCGAGGACTACCCTTCTATGAAGAGATGCTAGCGGTTTTGCAGCATTCTGAAGATAGACGTTTAGAGTGA
- the lysA gene encoding diaminopimelate decarboxylase, translated as MVLTHSVGVRNSGSQYLPSTADTSETRSPNQQLLPLTARINSQDCLEIGGCDVTALVGQFGSPLYILDEETLRTACSQYRDAFKRYYPGSSQAVYASKAWNCLAICAIAASEGLGVEVVSGGELYTAIQAGVNRELLYFHGNNKSRAELEFAVESGCTIVVDNWLELKTLALLGSASNSQSPIPIMLRLTPGIECHTHEYIRTGHLDSKFGFDPNQVEEVFAFISQTTSLNCVGLHAHIGSQIFELQPHRDLAGVMVQWLDKAASLGLPVTRLNIGGGLGIRYTEADDPPSIEEWVKTVSESVAAACQAQQVPLPTLMCEPGRSLVGPTCVTAYTLGSRKEVPEIRTYLAVDGGMSDNPRPITYQSVYRAVVANRMSAPLTETVTIAGLHCESGDILIKDIQLPQTEPGDILVVMSTGAYNYSMASNYNRVPRPAAVLVKDGEAKVILQRETYQDLVRQDRLPERLKLSS; from the coding sequence ATGGTATTAACTCACTCGGTAGGGGTTCGCAATTCTGGCAGTCAGTATTTGCCCTCTACCGCCGATACATCAGAAACTCGATCGCCTAACCAGCAACTTTTACCGCTCACAGCCAGGATTAACAGTCAAGACTGCCTGGAAATTGGGGGTTGCGATGTGACTGCTTTGGTTGGGCAATTCGGATCGCCCTTGTATATTTTGGATGAAGAAACGCTGAGGACAGCTTGCTCGCAGTACCGGGATGCCTTTAAGCGCTACTATCCTGGGAGTTCTCAGGCGGTCTATGCCTCTAAGGCTTGGAATTGCCTTGCCATTTGTGCGATCGCCGCAAGTGAAGGCTTAGGCGTAGAAGTAGTATCTGGCGGTGAATTATACACTGCCATACAAGCAGGTGTCAACCGGGAATTGCTTTATTTCCACGGCAACAATAAATCCCGCGCCGAACTTGAGTTTGCCGTAGAATCTGGCTGCACGATCGTGGTCGATAACTGGCTAGAGCTAAAAACTTTGGCTTTGCTGGGATCTGCAAGTAATTCCCAGTCACCAATCCCCATCATGCTGCGGCTTACCCCCGGCATTGAATGTCACACCCACGAATACATTCGTACAGGTCACTTAGACAGCAAATTTGGGTTCGATCCCAACCAAGTGGAGGAAGTGTTTGCCTTTATCAGTCAAACTACTTCGCTTAACTGTGTGGGACTGCACGCTCATATAGGCTCTCAAATCTTCGAGCTGCAACCCCATCGGGATTTGGCTGGGGTAATGGTACAGTGGCTGGATAAAGCAGCTTCTTTGGGATTGCCAGTTACCCGCTTAAATATTGGTGGTGGCTTAGGCATTCGCTACACAGAAGCCGACGATCCACCGAGTATTGAAGAGTGGGTAAAAACGGTCAGCGAATCAGTTGCGGCAGCCTGCCAAGCTCAGCAAGTACCTTTGCCTACGCTGATGTGCGAACCGGGTCGGTCTTTAGTCGGGCCTACTTGTGTCACAGCTTACACCCTGGGCAGTCGTAAAGAAGTTCCAGAAATACGGACTTACCTGGCGGTTGATGGTGGTATGTCTGACAATCCTCGTCCGATTACCTACCAATCAGTTTATCGAGCTGTGGTGGCAAATCGGATGTCGGCTCCTTTAACGGAAACGGTCACAATTGCCGGGTTACACTGTGAATCGGGAGACATTCTAATTAAAGATATCCAGTTACCTCAAACCGAGCCGGGAGACATCCTAGTAGTCATGAGTACTGGTGCTTACAATTACAGCATGGCTTCTAACTACAATCGGGTGCCCCGACCGGCGGCGGTTTTAGTTAAAGATGGGGAAGCCAAAGTTATCTTGCAGCGAGAAACTTATCAAGACTTGGTGCGGCAGGATCGCCTTCCAGAACGGCTCAAACTAAGTAGTTGA
- a CDS encoding DUF1825 family protein, translating to MGFFDSEIVQQELKQLAEDYQSLIQLGNNYGKFDREGKKLFIEQWEAIMERYRIFMKRFELSEDFMAQMTIQQLRTQLGQFGITPQQMFDQMNLTLERMKAELEKQP from the coding sequence ATGGGATTTTTTGACTCTGAGATTGTTCAGCAAGAACTCAAGCAACTGGCTGAGGATTATCAATCCCTCATCCAACTAGGCAATAACTACGGCAAATTTGACCGCGAAGGCAAAAAGCTGTTTATCGAGCAATGGGAAGCCATTATGGAGCGCTACCGTATTTTTATGAAGCGCTTTGAGCTTTCTGAGGATTTTATGGCTCAAATGACAATACAGCAACTTAGAACTCAGCTGGGTCAATTTGGCATTACACCTCAGCAAATGTTTGACCAAATGAATTTAACCCTAGAGCGGATGAAAGCTGAACTGGAAAAGCAACCTTAG
- the lepB gene encoding signal peptidase I: MDYNEKDLAGSPLWLRVWRQVRENLLILVIALTLALLLRTFVAEPRYIPSDSMLPTLQVGDRLIVDKVSYRFRPPATGDIVVFDPPPQLQIQGYAKDQAFIKRVIGEPGQLVSITNGKVYLSSQPLQESYIAEPPAYKWGPQAVPSGQLFVMGDNRNNSNDSHMWGFLPKQNIIGRACFRFWPIDRIGLVK; this comes from the coding sequence ATGGACTATAACGAAAAGGATTTGGCAGGTTCTCCTCTCTGGTTGCGGGTATGGCGTCAAGTGAGGGAAAATCTCCTAATCCTGGTCATCGCCCTTACCTTGGCTCTTTTGCTTCGGACTTTTGTGGCAGAACCCCGCTACATTCCCTCTGATTCTATGCTGCCGACCTTACAAGTGGGCGATCGCTTGATAGTCGATAAGGTTAGTTACCGTTTTCGCCCACCTGCAACGGGCGATATAGTCGTCTTCGATCCGCCGCCACAGCTGCAAATTCAGGGATATGCGAAAGATCAGGCATTTATCAAAAGGGTAATCGGCGAACCGGGCCAACTCGTGAGCATTACCAATGGCAAAGTCTATCTCTCTAGCCAACCCCTACAGGAAAGCTACATTGCCGAACCTCCCGCCTATAAGTGGGGACCGCAGGCAGTTCCGTCAGGCCAACTTTTTGTGATGGGAGACAACCGCAACAACAGCAATGATTCCCATATGTGGGGTTTTTTACCGAAACAAAACATCATTGGTCGTGCTTGCTTTCGGTTTTGGCCGATCGATCGCATTGGCCTAGTAAAATAG
- a CDS encoding ATP-dependent Clp protease ATP-binding subunit produces MFERFTEKAIKVIMLAQEEARRLGHNFVGTEQILLGLIGEGTGVAAKVLKSMGVNLKDARIEVEKIIGRGSGFVAVEIPFTPRAKRVLELSLEEARQLGHNYIGTEHLLLGLIREGEGVAARVLENLGVDLSKVRTQVIRMLGENTEVTPGASQGRTKTPTLDEFGSNLTVMATEGKLDPVVGRQREIERVIQILGRRTKNNPVLIGEPGVGKTAIAEGLAQRIANNDVPDILEDKRVVTLDIGLLVAGTKYRGEFEERLKKIMDEIRSAGNVVLVIDEVHTLIGAGAAEGAIDAANILKPALARGELQCIGATTLDEYRKHIERDAALERRFQPVMVGEPTVDETIEILYGLRERYEQHHKLKISDEALSAAAKLSDRYISDRYLPDKAIDLVDEAGSRVRLINSQLPPAAKELDKELRQVLKEKDDAVRSQDFDRAGELRDREMEIKSQIRAISQNKKTDSSDKDVLPVVTEEDIAHIVASWTGVPVNKLTESESEKLMHMEDTLHQRLIGQEEAVTAVSRAIRRARVGLKNPNRPIASFVFSGPTGVGKTELTKALASYFFGSEEAMIRLDMSEYMERHTVSKLIGSPPGYVGYNEGGQLTEAVRRRPYTVVLFDEIEKAHPDVFNMLLQILEDGRLTDAKGRTVDFKNTLLIMTSNIGSKVIEKGGSQLGFFDAGSETQAEAQYIRIRTLVNEELKQYFRPEFLNRIDEIIVFRQLSNEEIKKIADILLKEVFNRLTEQGITLEVTGAFKDRLVTEGYNPSYGARPLRRAIMRLLEDSLAEEILSGRVQTGDTAIVDVDDQGQVRVLQGEKKALTPSAVEK; encoded by the coding sequence ATGTTTGAACGCTTTACAGAAAAAGCAATTAAAGTGATCATGCTGGCCCAGGAAGAAGCACGTCGCCTGGGGCACAACTTCGTAGGTACAGAGCAGATCTTATTAGGTCTGATTGGAGAAGGGACCGGCGTCGCCGCCAAGGTACTCAAATCAATGGGCGTCAATCTCAAAGACGCTCGAATTGAGGTAGAAAAAATTATTGGTCGGGGTTCTGGATTCGTTGCTGTCGAAATTCCGTTTACTCCACGGGCAAAGCGCGTTCTGGAGTTATCCCTAGAAGAAGCTCGTCAACTAGGGCATAACTACATCGGCACGGAACACCTGCTTTTGGGCCTAATCCGGGAAGGGGAAGGGGTGGCAGCAAGAGTACTGGAAAATCTAGGCGTTGACCTCTCCAAAGTCCGCACGCAAGTGATTCGGATGCTGGGCGAAAATACCGAAGTTACCCCTGGCGCAAGTCAAGGCCGCACGAAGACACCAACTCTTGATGAATTTGGCTCAAACTTGACCGTGATGGCCACCGAGGGCAAGCTCGACCCCGTAGTCGGTCGTCAGCGGGAAATTGAGCGAGTGATCCAAATTTTGGGTCGTCGTACAAAAAACAACCCAGTGTTAATTGGGGAACCGGGTGTCGGGAAAACAGCGATCGCAGAAGGCTTAGCACAACGCATTGCCAACAACGATGTGCCCGACATTTTGGAAGACAAGCGCGTCGTCACTCTGGATATTGGTTTGCTAGTAGCAGGCACCAAATATCGGGGTGAATTTGAAGAACGCCTCAAGAAAATCATGGACGAAATCCGCTCGGCGGGTAACGTCGTCCTCGTAATTGATGAAGTGCATACCCTGATCGGTGCTGGTGCAGCAGAAGGTGCGATCGATGCAGCCAACATCCTCAAACCCGCACTAGCTAGAGGCGAACTCCAGTGCATCGGTGCAACAACACTGGATGAATACCGCAAGCACATCGAACGGGATGCCGCATTGGAACGCCGCTTCCAGCCGGTGATGGTGGGCGAACCAACAGTAGATGAAACTATAGAAATTCTCTACGGCTTGCGCGAACGCTACGAACAGCACCACAAGCTGAAAATTTCTGACGAAGCTTTGTCAGCGGCGGCAAAACTATCCGATCGCTATATCTCAGATCGCTATCTGCCAGATAAAGCAATCGACTTAGTTGATGAAGCGGGATCGCGGGTGCGTCTGATTAATTCCCAATTGCCACCAGCAGCAAAAGAACTCGACAAAGAACTGCGTCAGGTACTCAAAGAAAAAGACGATGCGGTCAGGTCGCAAGACTTCGATCGAGCTGGAGAACTACGCGATCGCGAAATGGAAATAAAATCCCAAATCCGCGCTATTTCCCAAAATAAGAAAACTGACTCGTCAGACAAAGATGTCTTACCAGTTGTCACCGAAGAAGATATCGCCCACATCGTAGCTTCCTGGACAGGCGTTCCAGTCAACAAGCTGACAGAATCCGAATCCGAAAAGCTCATGCACATGGAAGACACCCTCCATCAGCGGCTCATCGGTCAAGAAGAGGCGGTGACAGCAGTATCTCGCGCCATTCGTCGCGCCAGAGTCGGTTTGAAAAACCCCAACCGCCCGATCGCCAGCTTTGTATTCTCTGGCCCCACCGGCGTAGGGAAAACAGAACTGACGAAAGCCTTAGCATCCTACTTCTTCGGTTCCGAAGAAGCCATGATTCGGTTAGATATGTCCGAATACATGGAACGCCACACCGTCTCCAAGTTGATCGGTTCTCCTCCGGGGTACGTCGGTTACAACGAAGGCGGTCAGCTCACAGAAGCCGTCCGGCGTCGTCCATACACCGTCGTGCTATTCGACGAAATCGAAAAAGCCCACCCCGATGTGTTCAATATGCTCCTGCAAATCTTGGAAGATGGTCGTCTGACCGATGCCAAGGGACGCACCGTAGACTTCAAGAACACATTGCTGATCATGACTTCCAACATCGGCTCGAAGGTAATTGAGAAAGGCGGCAGCCAACTCGGCTTCTTCGATGCCGGATCGGAAACCCAGGCGGAAGCACAGTACATTCGCATTCGGACTCTGGTCAACGAAGAACTCAAGCAGTACTTCCGCCCAGAATTCCTCAATCGGATCGACGAAATTATCGTCTTCCGCCAGCTCTCCAACGAGGAGATCAAGAAAATTGCGGACATTCTGCTCAAGGAAGTCTTTAATCGCCTGACCGAACAGGGAATCACCCTGGAAGTGACGGGCGCATTCAAAGACCGCTTGGTGACAGAAGGTTACAACCCCAGCTACGGGGCGAGACCTCTGCGTCGCGCCATTATGCGCCTCCTGGAAGACAGCCTAGCCGAGGAAATCCTTTCTGGGCGCGTCCAAACGGGAGACACTGCCATAGTGGATGTGGACGATCAGGGTCAGGTTAGGGTGTTACAGGGCGAGAAAAAAGCACTGACTCCTAGCGCTGTTGAAAAGTAA
- a CDS encoding ComEA family DNA-binding protein: MGISNWLISVRLQLGKTLPKMSVNPQQQLIRARILNDPYYRLQSVEEIAIAASLGITIDPNRATVDDWLRLPGLSIHQARSLETLSRSGVEFHCLEDVAAALSWPIERLKPLEPVLRFCYYDPESVFTPQQINPNTASIEMLSKIPAIDTFLAQAIVQNRENGGYYRDLADLQLRLSLSADTIGQLMHYLRLS, translated from the coding sequence ATGGGAATTAGTAACTGGCTAATCTCGGTGCGTCTTCAGCTTGGAAAGACGTTGCCCAAAATGTCGGTAAATCCGCAGCAGCAGTTAATCCGGGCGCGAATTCTTAATGATCCTTACTATCGGCTGCAATCAGTTGAAGAAATTGCGATCGCAGCCTCGTTGGGTATCACAATTGACCCGAATCGGGCGACTGTAGATGATTGGCTGAGATTGCCCGGATTGTCAATTCATCAGGCCCGATCGCTTGAAACTCTGTCTCGTTCTGGGGTAGAGTTTCATTGTCTGGAGGACGTTGCAGCCGCGCTTAGCTGGCCGATAGAGCGACTAAAACCCCTTGAGCCGGTACTCAGATTTTGTTACTACGACCCCGAAAGCGTCTTTACCCCCCAGCAGATTAACCCGAACACAGCCTCAATAGAAATGCTGAGTAAAATTCCTGCGATCGATACTTTTCTGGCGCAGGCGATCGTACAAAATCGCGAGAATGGCGGTTATTACCGAGATTTGGCGGATTTGCAACTAAGATTATCTCTTTCGGCAGACACGATCGGTCAGTTGATGCACTATTTGCGCTTGTCTTAG
- a CDS encoding NINE protein yields the protein MLSKPKGRRVAAILAFSGAVIPLSGLHKFYLGQPVWGILYLLLSWTPIPHLASAIEGFWYLVQDPDQFDRNFNLNSPVTVQSSVDPSQVAAMAEALRQLEQLRQEGLISEYEFEQKRRKLLD from the coding sequence ATGTTGAGTAAGCCGAAAGGTCGAAGAGTGGCGGCGATTTTGGCTTTTAGTGGGGCAGTTATACCTCTTTCGGGACTCCACAAGTTTTATTTGGGACAGCCGGTGTGGGGTATTCTGTATTTGCTGCTGTCGTGGACACCTATTCCCCATCTGGCTAGCGCTATTGAAGGGTTTTGGTATTTAGTTCAAGATCCAGATCAATTCGATCGCAATTTCAATCTAAATTCGCCAGTGACGGTACAATCCTCTGTTGACCCCTCCCAGGTGGCGGCGATGGCAGAGGCTTTGCGCCAATTGGAACAGTTGCGCCAAGAGGGGTTGATTTCTGAGTACGAATTCGAGCAAAAACGCCGCAAGCTACTTGACTAA